The genomic stretch CATTGGCCCGCAGCATCGCAGACCACCGGTCGATCCCCTCGACCAGCTTGCGCAGTTCGGCACCACCCTTGCCCTTGATCAGCCCTTGTTCAACCGCGATCCGCGCCCCTTCGACCAGGTTCACGCCATTCGCCCGCGCCGTGATCTGAATGGTCTGCTGCGCCTTGTCGCCAAGGCCGCGCTTTGGCGTGTTGACGATACGTTCAAACGCCAGATCATTGTCCGGCGACACCACGACGCGAAAATAGGCCATCGCGTCCCTGATCTCCAACCGCTCGTAAAAGCGCGGGCCACCGATCACGCGGTAGGGCAGACCGATGGTCAGGAACCGGTCCTCGAACGCGCGCATCTGGTGCGAGGCGCGGACGAGGATGGCGATTTCGTCGAGGTCAAACTTTTGAAACGCCGGTGGAAGCGGTTGATTATCCTCATATCTTCCGACCAATTCCCACATTAAACGGCGGGATTTTTGGTCCGTGAAAGGACTGTTTTGAAACCGCATTCTTGCGAACAACTCTTCAGGCGTTTTCACTCCATTCAGAGCATCCTGCTTCGCAAGACGCTCGAACTCTTGAAGAATACTCTTCGAGCGAGGATTATTGCGGCTGACCGCGTGTTTTGATGTGCCACGCTGCGCCGCCTCGATCTCTTCACCGATCCAGCGCGCCTCTTCCTCACCGTCCCAATGGCCGATCAGGCGCACCATCTCGCCCTCGGTCTCTTCGGTCCACAGCGTCTTGCCCAGACGGTCGGTGTTGCCCGCAATCACCCCCGAGGCCGCAGCCAGAATATGCGGGGTCGAGCGGTAGTTCTGTTCCAGCCGCACCACATGCGACCCCGGAAAATCCTTTTCAAACCGCAGGATGTTGCCCACCTCGGCCCCGCGCCAGCCATAGATCGACTGGTCGTCGTCGCCCACGCAACAGATGTTCTTGTGCCCGCCCGCCAGCAGCCGCAGCCACAGGTATTGGGCCACGTTGGTGTCCTGATATTCGTCCACCAGAATGTATTTGAACCAACGCTGGTACTGCTCCAGCACGTCGGGGTGTTTCTGGAAGATCGTGACCATGTGCAACAGCAGGTCACCGAAATCGGTGGCGTTCAGGTCGATCAGGCGGCGCTGGTATTGGGCATACAGCTCCACGCCCTTGTGATTGTAGGCCCCCGCATCCGCCGACGGGATCTTGTCCGGCGTCAGGGCGCGGTTTTTCCATGCGTCGATGACACCGGCCAGTTGCCGCGCGGGCCAGCGTTTGTCGTCAATGCCCGCCGCACTGACCAGTTGTTTCAGCAGGCGCAGCTGGTCGTCGGTGTCCAGAATGGTAAAGTTCGACTTCAGCCCCACCAGTTCCGCGTGCCGCCGCAACAGTTTCACACAGATGGCGTGGAACGTGCCCAGCCACGGCATGCCTTCGATCTGCTGGCCCAGCATCTGGCCCACGCGGATTTTCATCTCGCGCGCGGCCTTGTTGGTAAAGGTCACCGCCAGCACTTCGTTCGGGCGCGCCCGTCCTGTCATTAACAAATGCACGATTCGCGCGGTCAGGGCGCGGGTCTTGCCGGTGCCCGCCCCTGCCAGCATCAGCACGGGGCCGTCCATCTGTTCGACCGCGGCACGTTGGGCGGGGTTCAACCCGTCAAGATAGGGTTGCGGACGCGCGGCCATGGCGCGGGCGGACAGCGAAGCGCCCTCGAAGGCGTCCATTTCATCGAAACTGCTCATGTAGGTCGATATACAGATACCACGGCCCAAGGGAAAGGGTGTTCTATGGATGTTCTCGCCACAAAGCGCCCGATAACTGCTGCTTTGACAAGGCATCACGCCGCGTCCTGGCTCCGCCTGAGACCCGCGGAAACGCTGCTTGATTTGCCAGGACGCCCAAAATTTCAGCAATGCAACAGCACCTGCCCGATCCCCGGGACATGGCCACCAACAGGGGCGGGGATTCCCCTGAAATCCTCCGGCCCGCGCGGGTTCGGCTGAGTCTTTGCGCTAACATGTCCGGCAGCAGACCGGATGCGCCGCAAACAGGCTTCGCGACGGTGCCATTGGGTTGTAACAGTCGCGTAAATTGACCTACACCCTGCGTGAACACCATCAGGCCGTTACTTATACAAGGATGTCCACTTTGACCGAGTTTTCCAAGATCCTCATTGCCAACCGGGGTGAAATCGCCATCCGCATCATGCGTGCGGCCAACGAGATGGGCAAAAAGACGGTGGCCGTCTTTGCCGAAGAGGACAAGCTGGGGCTGCACCGGTTCAAGGCGGACGAAGCCTATCGCATTGGCGAGGGGCTGGGGCCGGTGGCGGCCTATCTGAGCATCGAGGAAATCATCCGCGTGGCCCGCATGTCGGGCGCCGATGCGATCCACCCGGGTTACGGGCTGTTGTCGGAAAACCCCGATTTCGTTGATGCCTGCGACGCGGCGGGCATTACCTTTATCGGGCCCAAGGCCGAGACCATGCGCGCCCTTGGCGACAAAGCCAGCGCGCGGCGTGTGGCGGTCGAGGCCGGTGTGCCGGTGATCCCCGCGACCGAAGTGCTGGGCACCGACATGGACGCGATCCGCGCCGAGGCGGCAGAGGTCGGCTATCCGCTGATGCTGAAAGCGTCGTGGGGCGGTGGCGGACGCGGCATGCGTCCGATCAACGCGCCCGAAGAGCTGGAAGAAAAGGTGCTGGAAGGTCGGCGCGAGGCCGAAGCCGCCTTTGGCAACGGCGAGGGCTATCTGGAAAAGATGATCCTGCGCGCCCGCCACGTCGAGGTGCAGATCCTGGGCGACAAACATGGCGGCATGTACCACCTGTTTGAGCGCGACTGTTCCGTGCAGCGGCGCAACCAGAAGGTCGTGGAACGCGCCCCCGCCCCCTATCTGACCGCAGAGCAGCGCGAGGAGATTTGCGCGCTTGGCTATAAAATCTGCAAACATGTGAACTATGAATGCGCGGGCACCGTCGAATTCCTGATGGATATGGACGACGGCAAATTCTACTTCATCGAAGTGAACCCGCGCGTGCAGGTCGAACATACCGTCACCGAAGAAGTCACCGGCATCGACATCGTGCGCGCCCAGATCCTGATCGCCGAGGGCAAGAGCATTGCCGACGCCACCGGCAAGGCCAGCCAGAGCGACGTGACCCTGAACGGCCACGCCCTGCAAACCCGGATCACCACCGAGGACCCGCAGAACAACTTTATCCCCGACTATGGCCGCATCACCGCCTACCGCTCGGCCACGGGCCTGGGCATCCGTCTGGACGGCGGCACGGCTTACGCGGGCGGCGTCATCACCCGCTATTACGACAGCCTGCTGACCAAGGTCACCGCCAAGGCCCCCACGCCCGAGATGGCCATCGCCCGCATGGACCGCGCCCTGCGCGAATTCCGTATTCGCGGCGTGTCCACCAACATCGCCTTCGTGGAAAACCTGCTGAAGCACCCGACCTTCCTCGATTACAGCTATACCACCAAGTTCATCGACACGACGCCCGAGCTGTTCCAGTTCTCGCGCCGGCGCGACCGTGGCACCAAGGTTCTGACCTATATCGCGGATATCACCGTGAACGGTCACCCCGAGACCAAGGACCGCCCGCTGCCCGCCAATGCCCGCGCCCCAAAGGCGCCCGCCGCGACGCATGAACCAACCATGGGCACGCGCAACCTGCTGGAGCAAAAGGGCGCGCAGGCCGTGGCCGACTGGATGAAGGCGCAAAAGCAGCTGCTGCTGACCGACACCACCATGCGCGACGGGCACCAGTCGTTGCTGGCGACGCGGATGCGCTCGATCGACATGATCAAGGCAGCTCCCGCCTATGCCTCCAACCTGCCACAGCTGTTCAGTGTCGAATGCTGGGGCGGTGCGACATTCGATGTGGCCTATCGGTTCTTGCAGGAATGCCCCTGGCAGCGCCTGCGCGACCTGCGCAAGGCGATGCCCAATGTGATGACCCAGATGCTGCTGCGCGCCAGCAACGGCGTGGGCTACACCAACTATCCCGACAACGTGGTCCAGTTCTTTGTGAAGCAGGCCGCCGAAAGCGGTGTTGACGTGTTCCGCGTGTTCGACAGCCTGAACTGGGTTGAAAACATGCGCGTGGCCATGGACGCGGTCGTGGACAGCGGCAAGGTCTGCGAGGGCACGATCTGCTATACCGGTGATCTGCTGAACCCCGAGCGCGCGAAATACGACCTGAAGTATTACGTGCAGATGGGTCAGGACCTGAAGGCCGCAGGCGCGCATGTGCTGGGCCTGAAGGACATGGCGGGCCTGCTGAAACCCGCCGCGGCCAAGGCGCTGATCGGGGCGCTGAAGCAAGAGGTCGGCCTGCCGATCCACTTCCACACGCACGACACCTCGGGTGCGGCGGCGGCCACGGTGATGGCGGCGACGGATGCGGGTGTGGATGCGGTCGATGCGGCGATGGATGCCTTCTCGGGCGGCACCTCGCAGCCCTGCCTTGGCTCGATCGTCGAGGCACTGCGCAACACGCCCCGCGACACCGGGCTGGACATGGCCGCCGTGCGCGAGATGTCGGACTATTGGGAAGGCGTGCGCGCGCAATATGCGGCGTTCGAGAGCGGCCTGATGGCCCCGGCGTCCGAGGTCTACCTGCACGAGATGCCCGGCGGGCAGTTCACCAACCTCAAGGCGCAGGCGCGCTCGCTGGGGCTGGAGGACCGCTGGCACGAGGTGGCGCAGACCTATGCGGATGTGAACCAGATGTTCGGTGACATTGTGAAGGTCACGCCGTCCTCCAAGGTCGTGGGCGACATGGCCCTGATGATGGTCAGCCAGGGCCTGACCCGCGCGCAGGTCGAAGACCCCAAATCCGACGTGGCCTTTCCCGACAGCGTCGTGGACATGATGCGCGGCAACCTGGGCCAGCCTCCAGGCGGCTTCCCTGAAGGCATCCAGAAAAAGGTGCTGAAGGGCGAAAAGCCGTCGACCGACCGTCCCGGCCTGCACCTGAAACCTGTGGACATCGAAGCGACCCGCGCGCAGGTCATCAAGGAACTGGAAGGCAAGAAGATCGACGACGAGGATCTGGCCGGCTACCTGATGTATCCCAAGGTGTTCATGGACTACATGGGCCGTCACCGCAGCTATGGCCCGGTGCGCACCCTGCCCACGCATACGTTCTTTTACGGGATGTCCCCCAGCGAAGAGATCAGCGTGGAAATCGACCCCGGCAAGACCATGGAAATCCGCCTGCAAGCGGTGGGCGACACCGGCGAGGACGGCGAGGTGAAAGTGTTCTTTGAACTCAACGGCCAGCCGCGGGTGATCCGCGTGCCGAACCGTCTGGTCAAAGCCACCACCCAGCAGCGCCCCAAGGCGGAACTGGGCAACGCCAACCACATCGGCGCGCCGATGCCGGGCGTGGTGGCCACCGTGGCCACATCCGTGGGTGCGCAGGTCAAAGAGGGCGATCTGCTGCTGACCATCGAAGCGATGAAGATGGAAACCGGCATCCACGCCGAACGCAACGCCACGGTCAAGGCGGTGAACGTCCAGCCCGGAAGCCAGATCGACGCCAAGGATCTGCTGATCGAGCTGGAGTGAGGGGGGAAGCGGCCTGATATCTGCAAAACTCTGTCCGGCACTGCCGGGCAGAGCCGCAACCGGAGCGCCCCATGCAACACCTCGCCCTCATCTCCCTGCTGGTGCCCGACTATGACGATGGCATCGCCTTCTATGTCGGCCGGATGGGATTCGAGTTGCTGGAAGACACCGACTTGGGCGGCGGCAAACGTTGGGTGCGCGTCGCCCCTGCGGGGGCGCAAACCGCGTTCCTATTGGCCCGCGCGGTGGGCAAACGCCAGACTGACGCCATCGGCAATCAGGGCGGCGGGCGGGTCTGGCTGTTTTTGCAAACCGACGACTTCGCCGCCGATCATGCGCGCCTGCTGGCCGCCGGTGTCACGTTCGAGGAATCACCGCGCCACGAACCCTATGGCACCGTCGCCGTGATGCAGGACATTTTCGGCAACCGCTGGGACCTGATCCAGTTCGCAAATCCCGCCAACTGACCCCGCCCCCTGCGACAAGATGAACTTTTTTTGACGAACCTCAATTTTCCTCTTGCAGCCGGATGCCCGCGTTTGTAGATCAGCCCTACCAAAAGGAAGCGGGCGTAGCTCAGGGGTAGAGCATAACCTTGCCAAGGTTAGGGTCGGGCGTTCGAATCGCCTCGCCCGCTCCAATTTGGTCCTGCCCACCCACGCAGGAAACAGACAAGGCCGCCTTCGGGCGGCCTTGCTGCGTTTCGGGGTCCCGTTTTTTCCACAGCCACCCTGCCCCATTGCCCTTGCCGGAATCGCGCCCCGCCGGTAAGAACGAATAAAGAACACATATCACGCGGTGCGCGGGCTCTTGATCCTTGGGGGCCGACCCCGTTTTATGTGTGCAAAAAGGGCGATCGACATGCTGACATCTGTAGAACTTTGCGCCGGTGCCGGCGGTCAGGCCCTGGGTCTGGAACGCGCGGGCTTTGCCCATACGGCGCTGGTCGAGATCGACAAACATTGCTGCAACACCCTGCGCCACAACCGCCCCGAATGGAACGTTCTGGAAGAGGACATGCGAATCCTCAAGGAACGCGCGTCCGATTATCGTGGCATGGACCTGCTGGCCGGTGGCCTGCCCTGCCCGCCGTTTTCGGTGGCCGGCAAGCAACTGGGCGAACAGGACGAACGCAACCTGTTCAACGACGCGCTGGACATCGTGGCCGACGCCCGCCCCCGCGCGGTGATGATCGAAAACGTGCGCGGGTTTCTGGATGCCGTGTTCCACGACTACCGCGAAAAGCTGAAAACGCAGCTGGACAAGATGGGGTACAAGACCGACTGGCGGCTGTTGAATGCATCCGACTACGGCGTGCCGCAGCTTCGGCCCCGCGTGGTGATTGTCGCCGTGCAAAAAGAACGCGCCGATTTCTTCGACTGGCCCGATCCGCAGCCGCACAACCCACCCACCGTGGGCGAAACCCTGCGCGACCTGATGGCAGCGGGCGGCTGGCGCGGGGCCGATGATTGGGCCGCCAAGGCGGACGAGATTGCCCCCACCATCGTCGGCGGATCGAAAAAACACGGCGGCCCCGACCTTGGCCCCACCCGCGCGCGCGCCGCGTGGGCCACGCTGGGCGTCGAGGGGCGCACCATCGCGCCAGAAGCGCCCGATGCCCTGCATCAGGGAATGCCCCGCCTGACCGTGCCCATGGTGGCGCGCATTCAGGGCTTTCCCGACGACTGGCACTTTACCGGCGCGAAAACCAACGCTTACCGTCAGGTCGGCAACGCCTTTCCGCCCCCCGTGGCACAGGCCGTGTCGACCCAGATCGCCAAGGCCCTGCGCAAACGTGTGCTGCGCGCGGTGGCGGGCTGACGGTGCAAACCGCCCCGTCCCTGCCCTAGACCTGTGAAACAGTCGCTTCCCGACAGCATCGTCACCCCGGACCACCGCGATCACGCGCTGCTGTCCACCATCGCCGCCGACATCACCGCGCGTGCAGGCGGCCCCGAGACGCTGGCCACACAATTCGCCGCCATGCTGCGCCGCTGTGTCGATGATGTGATCATGACGCCCAAGACGGGGCGGCGGTCGTACGAGGAACTGGAAAAGACCGAGAAAACCTATATCGGCACGCGGGTCGAAATCGAACTGCGCGCCATGCTGCGCCTGCAACGGGGCAAGCTGGACACCGTTGTTCAGGGCCATGATGTCGACATCAAGAACACCATGGGCAGCAACTGGATGATCCCGACCGAGGCGATAGACCACCCTTGCATTCTGGTCGCCGCCGACGAGGTGCGCGCGCAATGCTATCTGGGGCTGATCGTGGCGCGGCCTGACTATCTGACCGCCGGCCAGAACAAGGACGCCAAGAAAAGCGTTTCAGCCCAAGGCTTTGCCAATATCCTGTGGCTGCTGCGCCATCATCCCTATCCGGCAAACTTCTGGCGCACCGTGCCGCCCGAGATTGTCCCGCAGATTTTCGCAGGCGCCTCGGGCAATCAGCGCATGGCGGCGCTGTTCCGGCACATTCAGGGCAAGCCCATCACCCGCGACGTGGTCGAAGCGGTGGCCCAGCAACAGGATTTCATGCGCCGCATACGCTCGGACAAGGGACGCGGCACCCGCGACCTGCTGGCGCGCGAAGGCATCGCGCTGCTGTCCGGCCACTATGATGCGCCGCTGATTGCCGCGTTGGGCCTGCCACACTGTACCGGCAGCGAGTTTGTGTCCTATCGGCCGGTCACGCGAGAGCAGGTCGATCTGGCGGCAGTTCATGGGGTGGTGCTGGACCTCTAGCGCCATTTTAACCGATCAGCGCAACACCAAGCGCCGCTGTCTTCCACCAAAGCCCGGAACAAGGTGCGCAGCACCGCCACGCCAAAGATTAGAAATAATGTGGTAACCATCGATGTTGCGATGCCCACCCGCGGTCAGGCGCTGCCCTCTTTGGCAAGGTCACGTTGTGTTCGGACCTGGCGTTCATAACCCGTCTTAAAACGCCTTGAACGTCATCGTGGTCAGCGACCGCTCGATCCCCTCGATGTCCAGCAAATGATCGTTGATATATTTGCCCACGTCCTCGCCTTCGGGAATATAGGCCTTCATCATCAGCTCGTAGTGGCCGCTGGTCGAATACAGTTCCGAATGGATCTCGCGCAGGGCGATCTCCTTGGCCACCTTATAGGTCGTTCCCGGCTTGCACTGGATCTGGATGAAAACACATGTGGACATAGGGCCTCCGGGGCGGTTGATGTGGTTGTATTGCTGGCACAAATACACCGCCCTGCGCAATCCCTGCCGCGCGCTCTTGGCCTGCGCAAATCCTGCGCCTATAAGGGCGACGCAGTCATGTGAGGCCCAAAATGCGCAGTGCGACCATCACCCGTCAGACGGCGGAAACCGATATTTCGGTCACCATCAACCTGGATGGCACCGGTTCCTATGACAACCAGACCGGCATCGGGTTCTTTGATCACATGCTGGACCAGCTGGCGCGCCACTCGCTGATCGACATGACGATCCGCGCCAAGGGCGATTTGCACATCGACGATCACCACACGGTCGAGGACACCGGCATCGCGCTGGGTCAGGCACTGGCGCAGGCGCTGGGTGACAAGCGTGGCATCGTCCGCTACGGCAGTTGCCTGCTGCCGATGGACGACGCGCTGGTGCGCACCGCGCTGGACCTGTCGGCACGGCCCTTCCTGATCTGGAACGTGGACCTGCCGACGGCAAAGATCGGCAGCTTCGACACCGAGCTGGTGCGCGAATTCTTCACCGCATTCGCCACCCACGGCGGCATCACCCTGCACGTCGACATGCTGCACGGCCTGAACAGCCACCACATCGCCGAGGCCGCGTTCAAATCGGTCGCGCGCGCCCTGCGTCAGGCGGTTGAAACCGACCCGCGCAAGGCCGATGCGATTCCGTCGACCAAAGGTGCGCTGTAACGTGCTGACGGCGATCATTGATTACGACAGCGGCAACCTGCATTCGGCCCACAAGGCATTCGAGCGCGTGGCAAACGAAACCGGTGGCGGCACCGTCTGTGTCACATCAGACGCCGACGTGGTGGCCAAGGCTGACCGTATCGTGCTGCCCGGCGACGGCGCCTTTCCGGCCTGCTGGGCGGAGCTGAGCGGCCATTCCGGCCTGCTGGCGGCCCTGCAAGAGGCGGTCGAGGTCAAGGCGCGCCCCTTTCTGGGCATCTGCGTCGGGATGCAGCTGATGGCGACA from Pseudosulfitobacter sp. DSM 107133 encodes the following:
- a CDS encoding DNA cytosine methyltransferase; this encodes MLTSVELCAGAGGQALGLERAGFAHTALVEIDKHCCNTLRHNRPEWNVLEEDMRILKERASDYRGMDLLAGGLPCPPFSVAGKQLGEQDERNLFNDALDIVADARPRAVMIENVRGFLDAVFHDYREKLKTQLDKMGYKTDWRLLNASDYGVPQLRPRVVIVAVQKERADFFDWPDPQPHNPPTVGETLRDLMAAGGWRGADDWAAKADEIAPTIVGGSKKHGGPDLGPTRARAAWATLGVEGRTIAPEAPDALHQGMPRLTVPMVARIQGFPDDWHFTGAKTNAYRQVGNAFPPPVAQAVSTQIAKALRKRVLRAVAG
- a CDS encoding UvrD-helicase domain-containing protein, giving the protein MSSFDEMDAFEGASLSARAMAARPQPYLDGLNPAQRAAVEQMDGPVLMLAGAGTGKTRALTARIVHLLMTGRARPNEVLAVTFTNKAAREMKIRVGQMLGQQIEGMPWLGTFHAICVKLLRRHAELVGLKSNFTILDTDDQLRLLKQLVSAAGIDDKRWPARQLAGVIDAWKNRALTPDKIPSADAGAYNHKGVELYAQYQRRLIDLNATDFGDLLLHMVTIFQKHPDVLEQYQRWFKYILVDEYQDTNVAQYLWLRLLAGGHKNICCVGDDDQSIYGWRGAEVGNILRFEKDFPGSHVVRLEQNYRSTPHILAAASGVIAGNTDRLGKTLWTEETEGEMVRLIGHWDGEEEARWIGEEIEAAQRGTSKHAVSRNNPRSKSILQEFERLAKQDALNGVKTPEELFARMRFQNSPFTDQKSRRLMWELVGRYEDNQPLPPAFQKFDLDEIAILVRASHQMRAFEDRFLTIGLPYRVIGGPRFYERLEIRDAMAYFRVVVSPDNDLAFERIVNTPKRGLGDKAQQTIQITARANGVNLVEGARIAVEQGLIKGKGGAELRKLVEGIDRWSAMLRANGTRILDDDDSVVDTETDTAPDYTHIELAEVILDDSGYTAHWQNDKTPEAPGRLENLKELINQLHNFENLQGFLEHVSLIMDNEQEGEGAKVSIMTLHAAKGLEFPMVFLPGWEDGLFPSQRSMDESGVKGLEEERRLAYVGITRAEEVCTISFVSNRFVFGQWQSALPSRFIDELPADHVDVLTPPGLHGGNYGAAGMAGVRSRLHEAAAEANVYNSPGWRRLQARSQDRSVSQPRESRNTTIDASALSSFTVGERVFHQKFGYGAVVGIEGDKLEIDFEKAGTKKVVSKFITGADDIPF
- a CDS encoding pyruvate carboxylase is translated as MTEFSKILIANRGEIAIRIMRAANEMGKKTVAVFAEEDKLGLHRFKADEAYRIGEGLGPVAAYLSIEEIIRVARMSGADAIHPGYGLLSENPDFVDACDAAGITFIGPKAETMRALGDKASARRVAVEAGVPVIPATEVLGTDMDAIRAEAAEVGYPLMLKASWGGGGRGMRPINAPEELEEKVLEGRREAEAAFGNGEGYLEKMILRARHVEVQILGDKHGGMYHLFERDCSVQRRNQKVVERAPAPYLTAEQREEICALGYKICKHVNYECAGTVEFLMDMDDGKFYFIEVNPRVQVEHTVTEEVTGIDIVRAQILIAEGKSIADATGKASQSDVTLNGHALQTRITTEDPQNNFIPDYGRITAYRSATGLGIRLDGGTAYAGGVITRYYDSLLTKVTAKAPTPEMAIARMDRALREFRIRGVSTNIAFVENLLKHPTFLDYSYTTKFIDTTPELFQFSRRRDRGTKVLTYIADITVNGHPETKDRPLPANARAPKAPAATHEPTMGTRNLLEQKGAQAVADWMKAQKQLLLTDTTMRDGHQSLLATRMRSIDMIKAAPAYASNLPQLFSVECWGGATFDVAYRFLQECPWQRLRDLRKAMPNVMTQMLLRASNGVGYTNYPDNVVQFFVKQAAESGVDVFRVFDSLNWVENMRVAMDAVVDSGKVCEGTICYTGDLLNPERAKYDLKYYVQMGQDLKAAGAHVLGLKDMAGLLKPAAAKALIGALKQEVGLPIHFHTHDTSGAAAATVMAATDAGVDAVDAAMDAFSGGTSQPCLGSIVEALRNTPRDTGLDMAAVREMSDYWEGVRAQYAAFESGLMAPASEVYLHEMPGGQFTNLKAQARSLGLEDRWHEVAQTYADVNQMFGDIVKVTPSSKVVGDMALMMVSQGLTRAQVEDPKSDVAFPDSVVDMMRGNLGQPPGGFPEGIQKKVLKGEKPSTDRPGLHLKPVDIEATRAQVIKELEGKKIDDEDLAGYLMYPKVFMDYMGRHRSYGPVRTLPTHTFFYGMSPSEEISVEIDPGKTMEIRLQAVGDTGEDGEVKVFFELNGQPRVIRVPNRLVKATTQQRPKAELGNANHIGAPMPGVVATVATSVGAQVKEGDLLLTIEAMKMETGIHAERNATVKAVNVQPGSQIDAKDLLIELE
- a CDS encoding VOC family protein gives rise to the protein MQHLALISLLVPDYDDGIAFYVGRMGFELLEDTDLGGGKRWVRVAPAGAQTAFLLARAVGKRQTDAIGNQGGGRVWLFLQTDDFAADHARLLAAGVTFEESPRHEPYGTVAVMQDIFGNRWDLIQFANPAN
- a CDS encoding NaeI family type II restriction endonuclease, which produces MKQSLPDSIVTPDHRDHALLSTIAADITARAGGPETLATQFAAMLRRCVDDVIMTPKTGRRSYEELEKTEKTYIGTRVEIELRAMLRLQRGKLDTVVQGHDVDIKNTMGSNWMIPTEAIDHPCILVAADEVRAQCYLGLIVARPDYLTAGQNKDAKKSVSAQGFANILWLLRHHPYPANFWRTVPPEIVPQIFAGASGNQRMAALFRHIQGKPITRDVVEAVAQQQDFMRRIRSDKGRGTRDLLAREGIALLSGHYDAPLIAALGLPHCTGSEFVSYRPVTREQVDLAAVHGVVLDL
- the hisB gene encoding imidazoleglycerol-phosphate dehydratase HisB, yielding MRSATITRQTAETDISVTINLDGTGSYDNQTGIGFFDHMLDQLARHSLIDMTIRAKGDLHIDDHHTVEDTGIALGQALAQALGDKRGIVRYGSCLLPMDDALVRTALDLSARPFLIWNVDLPTAKIGSFDTELVREFFTAFATHGGITLHVDMLHGLNSHHIAEAAFKSVARALRQAVETDPRKADAIPSTKGAL
- a CDS encoding Lrp/AsnC ligand binding domain-containing protein, which encodes MSTCVFIQIQCKPGTTYKVAKEIALREIHSELYSTSGHYELMMKAYIPEGEDVGKYINDHLLDIEGIERSLTTMTFKAF